In Paenibacillus phoenicis, one genomic interval encodes:
- the atpE gene encoding F0F1 ATP synthase subunit C — protein MGAMALLAAAIVAGLGAFGAALGNGMVISKTVEGIARQPEAKSTLQTTMFIGVGLIEVLPIIGVVLAFMFFGQA, from the coding sequence ATGGGAGCAATGGCATTATTAGCAGCAGCTATCGTAGCAGGTTTGGGCGCATTTGGCGCAGCGCTGGGTAACGGTATGGTTATCAGCAAAACAGTTGAAGGGATCGCTCGTCAACCTGAAGCGAAGTCCACTCTGCAAACAACGATGTTTATCGGCGTAGGTTTGATCGAGGTACTTCCGATCATCGGCGTGGTCCTGGCATTTATGTTCTTTGGTCAGGCTTAA
- a CDS encoding ATP synthase subunit I, protein MDELSKYNRALTAGTLGFLALCFLGGALLPEYQSIMLSIALGSAVSWINAVYLGRKVRQVLDAAVNGGSKRLNMGFLTRAALAVLAVFAAMKYPQHLNVYAVAGSLVFAQFFLLFIGIRFSRKP, encoded by the coding sequence ATGGATGAGCTCTCGAAATACAACCGCGCTCTGACAGCCGGAACCCTAGGTTTCTTGGCCCTGTGTTTTCTGGGAGGCGCTTTATTGCCGGAGTATCAAAGCATCATGCTTAGCATAGCGCTCGGCTCAGCAGTAAGCTGGATTAACGCGGTTTACTTAGGCCGCAAGGTCCGGCAGGTACTGGATGCCGCGGTTAACGGCGGTTCGAAGCGGTTGAACATGGGATTTCTGACCCGTGCAGCACTGGCGGTTCTAGCGGTATTTGCCGCGATGAAATATCCGCAGCATCTAAACGTGTATGCGGTTGCCGGCAGTCTGGTTTTTGCGCAATTTTTTCTTCTTTTTATAGGTATTCGTTTTTCTCGTAAGCCTTAA
- the atpF gene encoding F0F1 ATP synthase subunit B yields MEFVWENTVLALIAIGILYFLLNKYAFGPLFSVMEKRRELVQQQLSEAAQTREQANAYVEEQKAALQQARKEAYEIIEQSKQTSSKQAAQMLEEAKNEAARLKEEAVRDIQNEKNRAVEQLRSEVGAVSVKIASKLIEKEVSEDSVQGELVDKYLKEVGGRS; encoded by the coding sequence TTGGAATTCGTATGGGAAAACACCGTCCTCGCATTGATTGCGATCGGGATTTTATACTTCTTGTTGAACAAATACGCATTTGGTCCGCTGTTTTCCGTGATGGAGAAGCGTCGTGAACTCGTTCAGCAACAGCTGAGTGAAGCGGCGCAAACACGTGAACAGGCAAATGCTTATGTGGAGGAGCAAAAAGCTGCCCTTCAGCAAGCACGCAAAGAGGCGTATGAAATTATTGAACAATCCAAGCAGACGAGCAGCAAGCAAGCCGCTCAAATGCTGGAGGAAGCCAAGAACGAGGCGGCCCGCTTGAAGGAAGAAGCGGTACGCGACATTCAGAACGAGAAGAACCGCGCGGTGGAACAACTTCGCAGCGAAGTGGGCGCTGTGTCGGTGAAGATCGCATCCAAGCTGATCGAGAAAGAAGTCAGCGAAGACAGCGTTCAAGGCGAACTGGTTGACAAGTACCTTAAAGAGGTCGGTGGCCGCTCATGA
- a CDS encoding AtpZ/AtpI family protein, which translates to MKDPIKPDKNNNSVWKAVAVVTALGTNFAVCAVGGYFLGAWLDKLWFKNGLGIGLGVLIGIAAGIIGIVALIKSVVGGNDG; encoded by the coding sequence ATGAAAGACCCGATTAAACCTGATAAAAACAACAACAGCGTATGGAAGGCTGTCGCTGTGGTAACCGCTTTAGGAACGAACTTTGCCGTGTGCGCTGTGGGAGGTTACTTCCTTGGCGCCTGGTTGGATAAGCTGTGGTTCAAGAATGGACTGGGCATCGGCCTTGGGGTTCTGATCGGCATTGCAGCGGGAATTATCGGCATTGTCGCTCTGATTAAGTCGGTTGTGGGAGGAAATGATGGATGA
- the atpA gene encoding F0F1 ATP synthase subunit alpha yields MSIRPEEISTLIKSQIEQYKSEIEVAEVGTVIQVGDGIARVHGLENAMANELLEFENGIFGLALNLEESNVGVVILGPYSEIREGDQVKRTGQIMQVPVGEAMLGRVVNPLGQPIDGKGPIETTEFRPVENNAPGVIDRKSVHEPMQTGIKAIDSMVPIGRGQRELIIGDRQTGKTAIAIDTIINQKGNGVKCIYVAIGQKQSTVVSVVETLRRHGALDYTIVVSASASEPAPLLYIAPYAGVAMAEYFMYKGEHVLIIYDDLSKQAAAYRELSLLLRRPPGREAYPGDVFYLHSRLLERAAKLSDELGGGSITALPFIETQASDVSAYIPTNVISITDGQIFLESDLFYSGQRPAVNVGISVSRVGGSAQIKAMKKVAGTLRLDLAQYRELQAFSQFGSDLDKSTQARLTRGSRMMEILKQGVNQPLAVELQVISLYTAVKGYLDDIPLADVRRFEAEFLSFVQNQHDDVLQSIRDTKDLTPENETKLKEVIEQFKRGFATTA; encoded by the coding sequence TTGAGTATCAGACCTGAAGAGATCAGTACACTGATTAAAAGTCAGATCGAACAATATAAATCGGAAATCGAAGTAGCTGAAGTCGGCACCGTTATTCAAGTTGGTGACGGTATCGCCCGTGTTCACGGACTTGAGAACGCGATGGCAAACGAGCTGCTCGAGTTTGAAAATGGCATTTTTGGTCTTGCTCTGAACCTGGAAGAGAGCAATGTGGGTGTCGTTATCCTCGGCCCTTACAGCGAAATCCGCGAAGGCGATCAAGTGAAACGGACCGGCCAAATCATGCAGGTTCCTGTCGGCGAAGCGATGCTGGGCCGCGTTGTGAACCCGCTGGGTCAACCGATCGACGGGAAAGGACCGATTGAAACGACGGAATTCCGTCCAGTCGAAAATAACGCTCCTGGCGTTATCGACCGGAAATCGGTTCATGAACCAATGCAAACGGGGATTAAAGCGATCGACTCGATGGTTCCGATCGGTCGTGGTCAACGGGAGCTTATTATCGGTGACCGTCAAACCGGTAAAACGGCGATTGCCATCGATACGATCATCAACCAAAAAGGCAATGGCGTGAAATGTATTTACGTAGCGATCGGTCAGAAGCAATCGACCGTTGTTAGCGTAGTTGAAACACTTCGTCGCCACGGTGCACTGGATTACACGATCGTGGTATCGGCTTCCGCTTCGGAACCGGCACCGCTTCTGTACATTGCTCCTTATGCTGGGGTAGCTATGGCTGAGTACTTCATGTACAAAGGCGAGCATGTCCTGATTATTTATGACGATTTGTCGAAACAAGCAGCTGCTTACCGCGAACTTTCCTTGCTGCTCCGTCGTCCTCCGGGCCGTGAGGCGTATCCGGGTGACGTCTTCTACTTGCACTCCCGTCTGCTGGAACGTGCAGCCAAACTGAGCGACGAGCTTGGCGGCGGTTCGATCACGGCGCTTCCGTTTATCGAAACGCAAGCTTCCGACGTATCGGCGTACATTCCAACAAACGTTATTTCCATTACCGACGGTCAGATCTTCCTGGAGTCCGACCTGTTCTACTCCGGTCAACGTCCAGCGGTTAACGTGGGTATCTCCGTATCCCGGGTTGGCGGTTCCGCGCAAATCAAGGCAATGAAGAAGGTTGCCGGTACGTTGCGTCTGGACCTGGCCCAATACCGCGAGCTTCAAGCGTTCTCCCAGTTCGGTTCTGATCTGGACAAATCGACGCAAGCTCGGTTGACCCGTGGTTCGCGTATGATGGAAATCCTGAAGCAAGGCGTTAACCAACCGTTGGCGGTTGAACTACAAGTCATCAGCTTGTATACCGCAGTCAAAGGGTATCTGGATGATATCCCGCTGGCTGACGTGCGCCGCTTCGAAGCGGAATTCCTGTCTTTTGTCCAAAATCAGCATGACGATGTTCTGCAGTCGATCCGCGACACCAAGGATCTGACGCCAGAGAACGAAACGAAGCTGAAAGAAGTAATCGAGCAATTCAAACGCGGTTTCGCGACTACGGCATAA
- the atpB gene encoding F0F1 ATP synthase subunit A, which yields MHEAPVIELGGLHLDLSIILMLVVTCTIVFVIARLATRNLSVENPGKLQNFMEWAAEFVQNLISSTMDLKKGRPFLSLAMTMIMFIFVANMLGLLFGVVTEYDDPAKAKIFGQEITSVTKVLAEEHEKHPGEEAHAEVAWWKSPTADLSVTMGLALLVFTLSHGLGMVRNTRNYFKHYVQPYPLFLPINLIEQLSKLVTHGVRLYANIFAGEVLISTIMTLAKASVVGAIFSVPLLMVWDGFSIFVGAIQAFVFVILMMVYISQNLESHEEH from the coding sequence ATGCATGAAGCTCCGGTCATAGAGTTGGGCGGTCTGCATTTGGACTTGTCCATCATCTTGATGCTGGTGGTGACCTGCACCATCGTGTTCGTCATCGCGCGTCTAGCGACTCGGAATCTATCCGTAGAGAATCCCGGCAAGCTTCAGAATTTCATGGAGTGGGCAGCTGAGTTTGTTCAGAACTTGATCTCCAGCACCATGGATCTGAAGAAGGGAAGACCTTTTCTCTCCCTGGCCATGACGATGATTATGTTTATCTTTGTCGCCAACATGCTAGGGCTTCTGTTTGGGGTCGTAACGGAGTATGATGATCCGGCGAAAGCGAAAATTTTCGGTCAGGAAATCACTTCGGTTACGAAGGTGCTCGCGGAAGAGCACGAGAAGCATCCGGGTGAGGAAGCTCACGCCGAGGTGGCATGGTGGAAATCGCCGACAGCTGATCTCAGCGTAACGATGGGTCTGGCCTTGCTCGTCTTCACATTGTCCCACGGTTTGGGGATGGTGAGAAACACGAGAAATTATTTTAAGCATTACGTTCAGCCCTATCCTTTGTTTCTACCAATTAACTTGATTGAGCAGCTCTCGAAGCTGGTAACGCATGGCGTTCGTCTTTACGCGAATATCTTCGCAGGCGAGGTACTGATCTCCACCATTATGACGTTGGCCAAAGCAAGCGTGGTTGGTGCGATCTTCTCCGTTCCGCTCTTGATGGTATGGGATGGATTCAGTATTTTCGTAGGTGCTATCCAGGCTTTCGTCTTTGTCATCTTGATGATGGTTTATATCTCGCAAAACCTGGAAAGTCACGAAGAGCATTAA
- a CDS encoding F0F1 ATP synthase subunit delta, which yields MSRETVAAKRYAKALYEIAAAESRTLEVEEELKALAAAFQAGDIEHFLASPKITESAKWEAISNAIEGKLSKPVVSTVKLLVERGRIGLLPELVDAYVSISSEALGLANALVTTTYPLSEEEKQQVAAEFGALLNKKIRVENVIDKSLLGGMKVRIGDTLYDGSLAGKLERLEKSFRRQAL from the coding sequence ATGAGCCGCGAGACCGTAGCTGCAAAACGGTATGCCAAAGCATTGTATGAGATCGCTGCGGCGGAAAGCCGGACGCTGGAAGTTGAAGAAGAGTTGAAAGCACTGGCGGCAGCTTTCCAGGCAGGGGATATTGAGCATTTTCTTGCCTCACCGAAGATTACGGAATCGGCGAAATGGGAAGCCATCTCCAATGCGATTGAAGGCAAACTGTCCAAACCTGTAGTTTCGACGGTGAAGCTTCTGGTAGAACGCGGAAGAATCGGACTCTTGCCGGAGCTGGTAGACGCTTACGTGAGCATTTCCAGCGAAGCGCTTGGACTTGCCAATGCGTTGGTGACAACGACTTACCCGCTTAGCGAAGAGGAGAAGCAGCAGGTTGCTGCGGAGTTCGGCGCCCTCTTAAATAAGAAGATTCGCGTCGAGAACGTGATCGACAAATCGTTGCTTGGCGGAATGAAAGTACGAATTGGCGACACGTTGTACGATGGAAGCTTGGCCGGGAAATTGGAACGGCTTGAAAAGTCTTTTCGAAGACAAGCACTGTAG
- the atpG gene encoding ATP synthase F1 subunit gamma yields MAKGMREIKRQIKSVQNTRQITKAMEMVASAKLRKAQERAQAARPYSEKLKEVVSSIAAASQGVSHPMLVSRPVKRTAYIVITSDGGLVGGYNANILRKVTDLIRSRHASASEYELFVIGRKGRDYFKRRNYPVVHEVTELSDSPRFADIKSLTYAAVQGFETEQFDEIYVCYNRFINAITQLPTVERLLPFDSVESEAPVSSYEYEPSPEGVLEVLLPKYAETLIFGALLDGKASELGAKMTAMGSATKNATKMINELTLTYNRARQAAITQEITEIVAGANAQG; encoded by the coding sequence ATGGCAAAAGGGATGCGCGAAATCAAGCGTCAGATTAAAAGCGTTCAGAACACCCGGCAAATCACCAAAGCGATGGAAATGGTAGCCTCGGCGAAACTGCGTAAAGCGCAGGAGAGAGCGCAAGCGGCTCGGCCATACTCAGAGAAGCTGAAAGAGGTAGTATCCAGCATCGCGGCTGCCTCTCAAGGCGTTAGTCACCCGATGCTCGTGTCGCGTCCGGTCAAGCGGACCGCGTATATCGTGATTACGTCCGACGGCGGTTTGGTTGGCGGATATAACGCGAATATTTTGCGGAAAGTGACGGATCTGATCCGTTCTCGCCACGCCTCGGCTTCGGAATACGAACTGTTTGTTATCGGCCGTAAAGGCAGAGATTATTTCAAACGCCGCAATTATCCGGTTGTTCATGAAGTGACTGAGCTTTCGGACTCTCCGAGATTTGCGGATATTAAGTCGTTGACCTATGCAGCGGTGCAAGGCTTCGAAACTGAACAATTCGACGAAATTTACGTTTGCTATAACCGGTTCATCAATGCGATTACCCAACTGCCAACCGTGGAGCGCCTTCTCCCCTTTGATTCGGTGGAGAGCGAAGCGCCGGTCAGCAGCTATGAGTATGAACCTTCGCCGGAAGGCGTATTAGAAGTGCTTCTTCCGAAATATGCCGAAACGTTGATCTTTGGTGCGCTTCTTGACGGTAAAGCCAGTGAGCTTGGTGCGAAAATGACTGCAATGGGCAGCGCGACCAAAAACGCGACGAAGATGATTAATGAACTTACCCTGACGTACAACCGCGCTCGTCAAGCGGCGATTACGCAAGAAATTACGGAGATCGTGGCCGGAGCTAACGCACAAG